One part of the Chryseobacterium sp. 7 genome encodes these proteins:
- a CDS encoding ribonucleotide-diphosphate reductase subunit beta, with product MGIFDKRVSYKPFEYPEVLQFVEAINKSFWVHSEVDFTADVQDFHSQLEPHEKHAVKNALLAIAQIEVSVKTFWGNLYNHLPKPEFNGLGSTFAECEFRHSEAYSRLLEVLGYNDEFLNVIEIPAVKGRIEFLGNALKHANSATPKEYVSALLLFSILVENVSLFSQFAIILSFTRFKGFMKNVSNIIAWTSVDEQIHANAGIYLINKIREEQPDLLTDSDIEDIYTLVDESIAREGDILSWIFELGEIDNVSKEDLLNFMKYRVDDSLKKINMKTRYNITPEQYKPMVWFEEEVFANSLDDFFAKRPVDYTKHDKSITANDLF from the coding sequence ATGGGAATTTTTGATAAAAGAGTAAGTTATAAGCCATTTGAATACCCGGAGGTTCTTCAATTTGTAGAAGCCATCAACAAATCGTTCTGGGTACATTCCGAAGTGGACTTTACTGCAGATGTTCAGGATTTTCATTCGCAGTTGGAACCACATGAAAAGCATGCTGTGAAAAATGCGCTGTTAGCCATTGCACAGATCGAGGTGTCTGTAAAGACATTCTGGGGGAATTTATACAACCACCTACCAAAACCGGAATTCAATGGATTAGGATCTACTTTTGCAGAATGCGAGTTCCGTCATTCTGAAGCATATTCCCGTTTATTAGAGGTATTAGGATATAACGACGAATTCCTTAACGTGATCGAAATTCCTGCTGTAAAAGGAAGAATTGAGTTCTTAGGAAATGCTTTAAAACATGCTAATTCGGCTACTCCTAAAGAGTATGTTTCTGCTTTACTGTTATTCAGTATTTTAGTAGAAAATGTTTCTCTTTTCTCGCAGTTTGCCATCATCCTTTCTTTCACAAGATTCAAAGGATTCATGAAAAATGTTTCCAATATCATCGCATGGACTTCCGTAGATGAACAAATTCACGCCAATGCAGGAATCTACCTGATCAACAAAATCCGTGAAGAACAGCCTGACTTATTAACAGACAGCGATATTGAAGATATCTACACATTAGTAGACGAATCTATCGCGAGAGAAGGTGATATCCTTAGCTGGATCTTCGAATTGGGAGAAATCGACAATGTTTCTAAAGAAGATTTATTAAACTTCATGAAATACCGTGTAGATGACAGTCTGAAGAAAATCAACATGAAAACAAGATATAACATCACTCCGGAGCAATACAAACCAATGGTATGGTTCGAAGAGGAAGTTTTCGCCAATTCATTAGATGATTTCTTTGCAAAAAGACCTGTAGATTACACGAAGCACGATAAAAGTATTACGGCAAACGATTTGTTTTAA
- a CDS encoding ribonucleoside-diphosphate reductase subunit alpha, protein MEEQNSNIWWLNEESEQMLNRGYLLKGETVDGAIDRITTAAAKRLYKPELQPAFKEMITKGWISFSSPVWANMGTERGLPISCFNAHIPDSIEGITHKMGEVIMQTKIGGGTSGYFGELRNRGTAVTDNGKSSGAVSFMKLFDTAMDVVSQGGVRRGAFAAYLDIDHGDIEEFLSIKDIGSPIQNLFTGVCVPDYWMQDMIDGDMEKRKVWARVLESRQQKGLPYIFFTDNVNRNKPQVYKDLGMTVNASNLCSEIMLPSTMEESFICCLSSMNLELYDEWKDTDAVKLAVYFLDAVLSEFIDKTEGNYYLQGARNFAMRHRALGLGVLGYHSYLQKNMIPFESFEATQFNARAFRHIKEQAEQASRELANIYGEPEVLKGYGLRNTTTMAIAPTTSSSAILGQTSPGIEPFSSNYYKAGLAKGNFMRKNKYLAKLLKEKGLDNEETWRTIMLNHGSVQHLNELTPEEKAVFKTFKEISPMEIISQAAQRQQYIDQAQSLNLQIPSTMPVKDVNYLYIEAWKKGVKTLYYQRSSSVSKEMMVNFVSCSSCEA, encoded by the coding sequence ATGGAAGAACAAAATTCAAATATATGGTGGCTCAATGAAGAGTCTGAGCAAATGCTGAACAGAGGATATCTGTTGAAAGGTGAAACGGTAGACGGAGCTATCGACAGAATTACCACTGCCGCTGCAAAAAGGTTATATAAACCAGAACTTCAACCGGCATTCAAAGAGATGATCACAAAAGGATGGATCAGTTTCTCTTCTCCTGTATGGGCTAATATGGGTACAGAGAGAGGTCTTCCTATCTCATGTTTCAACGCTCACATTCCGGACAGCATTGAGGGAATTACTCACAAAATGGGTGAAGTTATCATGCAGACCAAAATCGGAGGAGGTACTTCAGGATATTTCGGGGAATTGAGAAACAGAGGAACAGCGGTAACGGATAACGGAAAGTCTTCAGGAGCCGTTTCATTCATGAAGCTTTTTGATACAGCTATGGATGTTGTTTCTCAGGGAGGCGTAAGAAGAGGTGCTTTTGCTGCGTATTTAGATATTGACCACGGAGATATTGAAGAATTTTTATCCATTAAAGATATTGGTAGCCCTATTCAGAACCTGTTTACCGGAGTATGTGTACCGGATTACTGGATGCAGGACATGATTGACGGTGATATGGAAAAACGTAAAGTTTGGGCAAGAGTATTGGAAAGCCGTCAGCAAAAAGGTCTTCCGTATATTTTCTTCACAGATAATGTGAACAGAAACAAACCTCAGGTGTATAAAGATTTAGGAATGACGGTAAACGCAAGTAACCTTTGTTCTGAAATCATGCTTCCTTCTACAATGGAAGAGTCTTTCATCTGCTGTCTGTCTTCCATGAACTTAGAATTATACGATGAGTGGAAAGATACAGATGCCGTAAAATTAGCAGTATACTTCCTTGATGCTGTATTATCCGAGTTTATTGATAAAACTGAAGGTAACTACTACCTACAGGGAGCAAGAAACTTCGCTATGCGCCACAGAGCTCTGGGATTAGGTGTTTTAGGATATCATTCTTATTTACAGAAAAACATGATTCCGTTTGAAAGCTTTGAGGCAACTCAGTTCAACGCGAGAGCATTCAGACATATTAAAGAGCAGGCTGAGCAGGCTTCAAGAGAACTTGCCAATATCTATGGAGAACCGGAAGTATTGAAAGGATACGGATTAAGAAATACCACTACAATGGCTATTGCTCCTACTACTTCAAGTTCTGCCATCTTAGGGCAGACTTCTCCCGGAATTGAGCCTTTCTCTTCTAACTATTATAAAGCAGGTCTTGCCAAAGGAAACTTTATGCGTAAGAACAAATACCTGGCAAAACTATTAAAGGAAAAAGGGCTGGATAATGAAGAGACATGGAGAACGATTATGCTCAACCATGGATCCGTACAGCATTTGAACGAGCTTACTCCTGAAGAAAAGGCAGTATTCAAAACGTTCAAAGAAATTTCTCCAATGGAGATTATTTCTCAGGCTGCCCAAAGACAGCAATACATTGATCAGGCACAGTCTCTGAATCTTCAGATTCCTTCTACAATGCCTGTAAAAGATGTAAACTATCTTTATATTGAAGCTTGGAAAAAAGGAGTAAAAACACTTTACTACCAAAGAAGTTCATCTGTTTCAAAAGAAATGATGGTTAACTTCGTATCATGTTCAAGCTGTGAGGCATAG
- a CDS encoding NAD(P)/FAD-dependent oxidoreductase translates to MENQNFDVIIIGGSYSGLSAGMSLGRSLRNVLIMDNGKPCNRQTPHSHNFITHDGKTPAEIAKLAKEDVEKYETVQFYNGKAVKTSKADEGFEVEISSGEKFYTKKLILASGVKDLMPDIPGFAECWGISVIHCPYCHGYEVKDQITGILSNGDMAYELSKLIFNLTKNLTLFTNGKATLSKEQIEKLNQNKITLNEDEIKEVKHEGGSIQKIVFKNGKEIPLQALYAKIPFEQNVNVSDDLGCELTEQGFIKVDMMQKTNIPGVFACGDNVTMMRSVANAIAQGNFAGAVVNKELTDEEF, encoded by the coding sequence ATGGAAAACCAAAACTTTGATGTCATTATAATAGGCGGAAGCTATTCGGGTCTATCAGCAGGAATGTCCTTGGGAAGATCTTTAAGAAATGTTCTGATTATGGATAACGGAAAACCCTGTAACAGGCAGACTCCACATTCCCATAATTTCATTACCCACGATGGGAAAACACCCGCAGAAATTGCAAAGCTGGCCAAAGAAGATGTAGAAAAATATGAAACTGTACAATTTTATAATGGAAAAGCCGTAAAAACTTCCAAAGCAGATGAAGGTTTTGAGGTTGAAATTTCATCAGGAGAAAAGTTCTACACAAAAAAATTAATTCTTGCTTCCGGAGTAAAAGATCTCATGCCGGATATTCCCGGATTTGCAGAATGCTGGGGAATTTCAGTTATACATTGCCCATACTGTCACGGCTACGAGGTGAAAGATCAAATAACCGGTATTCTTTCTAACGGAGACATGGCTTACGAACTCTCAAAACTGATTTTTAATCTGACTAAAAACCTTACCTTATTTACCAACGGAAAAGCCACGCTTTCAAAAGAACAGATTGAAAAACTGAATCAGAATAAAATTACTCTTAACGAAGATGAAATTAAAGAAGTAAAACATGAAGGAGGTTCTATTCAAAAAATAGTTTTCAAAAATGGAAAGGAAATTCCATTGCAGGCTTTGTATGCAAAAATACCTTTTGAACAGAATGTAAATGTATCGGACGATTTGGGATGTGAGCTTACGGAACAGGGATTTATTAAAGTAGACATGATGCAGAAAACAAACATTCCCGGAGTTTTTGCCTGTGGAGATAATGTTACCATGATGCGTTCCGTAGCCAATGCAATAGCACAGGGTAATTTTGCAGGTGCCGTGGTGAATAAAGAACTTACGGATGAAGAATTTTAA
- a CDS encoding ABC transporter ATP-binding protein — protein MLVIQDLNKSYDTGKSKLHVLKGINLNISEGEFVSIMGSSGSGKSTLLNIIGILDEKDSGTYELDGVPIEHLSEIKAAEYRSRFLGFIFQSFNLINYKTALENVALPLYYQNVPRKERNLKAMEYLEKVGLAQWANHLPSELSGGQKQRVAIARALITNPKVVLADEPTGALDSKTTHDIMKLLQDINNEGKTIIVVTHEPDVAAQTKRNVILKDGIIESDEFIKQIVL, from the coding sequence ATGTTAGTAATTCAGGATTTAAATAAGTCATACGATACAGGAAAAAGCAAGCTTCATGTTCTCAAAGGAATTAATCTGAATATTTCTGAAGGGGAGTTTGTTTCTATTATGGGAAGTTCCGGTTCCGGAAAATCTACGCTTCTTAATATTATTGGGATTCTGGATGAAAAAGATTCAGGAACCTATGAATTGGATGGTGTTCCTATTGAACATTTATCTGAAATAAAAGCTGCAGAATACAGAAGTAGATTTTTAGGATTTATTTTCCAGTCTTTTAACCTTATCAATTATAAAACAGCTTTGGAAAATGTAGCTCTTCCTCTGTACTATCAGAATGTACCGAGAAAAGAACGAAATCTGAAAGCTATGGAATATCTGGAGAAAGTAGGACTTGCACAATGGGCCAATCACCTTCCCAGTGAGCTTTCCGGAGGACAGAAACAGAGAGTAGCTATTGCAAGAGCTTTGATTACCAATCCAAAAGTGGTACTGGCAGATGAGCCTACCGGAGCATTGGACTCCAAAACCACTCATGATATTATGAAACTGCTTCAGGATATTAATAATGAGGGAAAAACAATCATTGTTGTAACCCACGAACCGGATGTTGCTGCACAAACCAAAAGGAATGTAATACTGAAGGACGGGATTATTGAAAGTGATGAGTTTATTAAGCAGATTGTGTTATAG
- a CDS encoding ABC transporter permease gives MNIIFKKDTWQEIYYSLRNNKLRTFLTMIGVGWGMFLYVSLLGAAKGMENGFDKLFSGFATNSIFLWAQKTSIPYEGFPKGRDVHLNLTDMEMLKRKVTAIDYISPQNARGSFTGTPGEAMSRNGKNGTYSLTGDYSVGNKISEKKLIFGRYINDADVSGNKNVVVIGEEIYKNFFDAKKKENPIGKSVNIKGLFFNVIGVFRVKKGGGFENDQTAFIPLSTYTKMYNAGDQIDMFAIVSKPNANVNSVEEDVKQVLKTKNKVSPEDTNAFGSFNLGKEFKKLTGFLTGMQLLTIIVGTLTILAGVIAISNILLITVKERTKEIGIRRALGAKPAEVRNQILLESVVITLSSGLLGFMFGIFVLMILNAVTQGQDSFPFYNPTVNYGNVFAAMAVMVILGLVIGMIPAQRAVKIRPIEALRTE, from the coding sequence GTGAATATCATATTTAAAAAAGATACTTGGCAGGAAATTTATTATTCATTGAGGAATAATAAACTCCGAACATTTCTTACCATGATTGGAGTAGGATGGGGGATGTTTTTGTATGTAAGCCTTCTTGGAGCAGCAAAAGGAATGGAAAATGGTTTTGATAAATTATTTTCAGGATTTGCTACCAATTCCATCTTTCTGTGGGCACAGAAGACATCCATTCCGTATGAAGGATTTCCTAAGGGAAGAGACGTTCATCTGAACTTAACTGATATGGAAATGCTGAAAAGAAAAGTAACCGCCATAGATTATATATCCCCTCAAAATGCAAGAGGAAGCTTCACCGGAACCCCCGGAGAAGCCATGTCCAGAAACGGAAAGAACGGAACCTATTCGCTTACCGGAGATTACTCTGTAGGAAATAAAATTTCGGAAAAGAAACTAATCTTCGGACGTTACATCAACGATGCCGATGTTTCAGGAAATAAAAATGTAGTAGTAATAGGAGAAGAAATTTATAAAAACTTCTTTGATGCCAAGAAAAAAGAAAACCCAATAGGAAAATCGGTCAATATTAAAGGACTGTTCTTTAATGTAATCGGAGTTTTCCGGGTGAAAAAAGGAGGTGGATTTGAAAATGACCAAACAGCTTTTATTCCTCTTTCTACATACACGAAAATGTATAATGCTGGGGATCAGATTGACATGTTTGCTATCGTAAGTAAGCCTAATGCCAATGTGAATTCCGTAGAAGAAGATGTAAAACAGGTGTTGAAAACAAAAAATAAGGTTTCACCGGAAGATACCAACGCATTTGGAAGTTTCAACCTAGGAAAAGAATTTAAAAAACTGACAGGTTTCCTTACGGGAATGCAGTTGTTAACCATCATTGTAGGTACACTAACCATCCTTGCAGGAGTTATTGCCATTTCGAATATCCTTTTGATTACAGTAAAAGAAAGAACCAAAGAAATTGGGATCAGAAGAGCATTAGGGGCGAAACCAGCTGAGGTAAGAAATCAGATTTTGTTGGAAAGTGTTGTAATCACGCTCTCCTCGGGATTACTGGGGTTCATGTTTGGAATTTTTGTATTGATGATTCTGAATGCCGTTACCCAGGGGCAGGATTCATTTCCTTTCTATAACCCGACGGTTAATTATGGGAATGTATTTGCTGCGATGGCTGTAATGGTAATTTTAGGGCTGGTAATCGGGATGATCCCTGCGCAGAGAGCCGTAAAGATCAGACCTATTGAAGCATTAAGAACAGAATAA
- a CDS encoding glycosyltransferase family 39 protein, producing MKKDYWILILLIIAKFVLQYSLINPEYELHRDEYLHLDQANHLAWGYLSVPPVNSWLAWMIKMLGNSIFWVKFFPALFGALTIVLIWKVVEELNGSLFAKILASLGILFSVLLRVNMLFQPTSLEIFLWLFLYYSLIKYFNSQQVKWIYIGAVIFGTGILNKYNIAFSLLGLIPALLLTEQRKIFMQSHVYWAALLALIIIFPNLLWQYQNQFPVIHHMKELSEKQLVHVDRIDFMKSQILFFIGVVFVIIVGWGALLLYRPFEKFRFLFWSYIITITLFLFFKAKDYYAIGLYPVYIAFGSVFLGHVFEKGWKRFLKPVSIVIPVLLFLPLYKVAFPNKSPQYIESHQEQYKKLGLLRWEDGKDHPLPQDFADMQGWKELAQKVDKEYSRLSKSGNTMVLCDNYGQTGAINYYSKAGVTAMSFHADYINWIDLSKKYKNVIRVKDAPEAGKELSESGSFFEVAKLYDSVTNPYAREKGTAIFSLQGAKIDVNKRIQDEIIEVKNDWK from the coding sequence ATGAAAAAAGACTATTGGATCCTGATTCTTTTGATCATTGCAAAGTTTGTCCTTCAATATTCTCTGATAAACCCTGAATATGAACTTCACAGAGATGAATACCTGCATCTTGATCAGGCTAATCATCTTGCCTGGGGATATCTCTCCGTTCCTCCTGTTAATTCCTGGCTGGCCTGGATGATCAAAATGTTGGGAAATTCCATATTTTGGGTTAAATTTTTTCCAGCGCTGTTTGGAGCTTTGACAATAGTACTGATCTGGAAAGTTGTTGAAGAACTCAATGGAAGTCTGTTTGCTAAAATATTGGCCTCTTTAGGTATATTATTTTCAGTCCTGCTTCGGGTAAATATGCTCTTTCAGCCAACATCTCTGGAAATTTTCCTGTGGCTTTTCCTTTATTATAGTCTGATTAAATATTTTAATTCACAACAAGTAAAATGGATTTACATAGGAGCTGTCATTTTCGGAACAGGAATATTAAATAAATACAATATTGCTTTTTCCTTATTGGGGCTTATACCTGCATTATTATTAACAGAGCAAAGGAAAATTTTTATGCAGTCTCATGTATATTGGGCTGCACTTTTAGCTTTAATCATTATTTTTCCCAATCTCCTCTGGCAGTATCAGAATCAGTTCCCTGTAATCCATCACATGAAAGAGCTTTCCGAAAAACAGCTTGTACATGTAGACAGAATTGATTTTATGAAATCTCAAATTCTCTTTTTCATAGGTGTTGTTTTTGTGATTATAGTGGGATGGGGTGCACTATTGCTGTACAGACCTTTTGAAAAATTCAGATTTCTCTTTTGGAGTTATATAATAACCATTACCCTCTTTTTATTTTTCAAGGCAAAAGATTATTATGCAATAGGGTTGTATCCAGTGTATATTGCTTTTGGTTCTGTATTTCTCGGTCATGTATTTGAAAAAGGATGGAAGAGGTTTTTGAAACCGGTCAGCATAGTTATTCCTGTACTTTTATTTCTTCCTTTATATAAGGTAGCCTTTCCGAATAAAAGTCCTCAATATATAGAATCCCATCAGGAGCAGTACAAAAAATTGGGACTGCTTCGCTGGGAAGACGGTAAAGATCATCCATTGCCACAGGATTTTGCCGATATGCAGGGATGGAAAGAACTGGCTCAAAAAGTAGATAAAGAATATTCCCGGTTGTCAAAGTCCGGAAATACTATGGTACTGTGTGATAATTACGGACAGACCGGCGCTATAAATTACTATTCAAAGGCAGGGGTTACTGCAATGTCATTTCATGCAGACTATATTAATTGGATAGATCTGAGCAAAAAATATAAAAATGTGATCAGGGTAAAGGATGCTCCCGAAGCAGGGAAAGAGCTTAGTGAATCCGGTTCTTTTTTTGAAGTTGCAAAATTATATGATTCTGTTACCAATCCATATGCAAGAGAAAAGGGAACTGCAATTTTCAGTTTACAGGGAGCGAAAATAGATGTCAATAAAAGAATTCAGGACGAAATTATCGAAGTTAAAAATGATTGGAAATAG
- a CDS encoding ABC transporter permease, which yields MFDLDRWQEIFSSIRSNVLRTVLSGFTVALGLFIFIVLFGIGKGLQNAFSEGFSGDAKNLITIVTGKTTIAYKGLQSDRTVTLNNGDYDFLINADKKNVGASSPRYNASLMVKYGKESGIYQVHGAEPGEQVIENRKMIDGRYITPRDLEGKQNVAVIGRMVQRDLIKNGSPVGKELDINGSIFKIIGVFSDDGGDWDERHITVPITTLQQMKKGSDTVNIAYISYSDKLTPEQAIKYGDELKDKLKSRKNVSPDDENGVRVWNNAKNMNDTFIFMAVLTAIVGFIGLGTLLAGIIGISNIMVYIVKERTKEIGVRKAIGAKPSGIVGLIVQESVVITVVSGLVGVGIGVLTLNLIGNSLEEFFIKSPSVGWGSIIMAFIALIFSGLIAGFVPAYRASRIKPIEALRTE from the coding sequence ATGTTTGACCTAGATCGTTGGCAGGAAATATTCAGTTCTATCCGGAGCAATGTGCTCAGGACGGTACTTTCAGGGTTTACAGTAGCCTTGGGACTGTTTATTTTTATTGTACTTTTTGGAATTGGAAAAGGACTTCAGAATGCTTTCTCCGAAGGATTCTCAGGCGATGCCAAAAACCTGATTACCATTGTTACAGGGAAAACCACAATAGCTTATAAAGGACTGCAGTCTGACAGAACGGTTACGTTGAATAACGGCGATTATGATTTCCTTATTAATGCAGATAAAAAGAATGTAGGCGCTTCCAGCCCCAGATATAATGCCAGCTTAATGGTAAAATATGGAAAAGAAAGCGGGATTTATCAGGTTCACGGAGCTGAACCCGGAGAGCAGGTTATTGAAAACCGAAAGATGATTGACGGCAGATATATCACTCCCCGAGATTTAGAAGGAAAGCAAAATGTGGCGGTTATCGGAAGAATGGTTCAGAGGGATTTGATTAAAAACGGAAGTCCTGTAGGAAAAGAATTAGACATTAACGGGTCTATATTTAAGATAATAGGTGTTTTTTCGGATGATGGCGGAGACTGGGATGAAAGACATATCACAGTACCTATTACGACTTTGCAGCAGATGAAAAAAGGCTCAGATACGGTGAATATTGCTTACATTTCATACAGTGATAAGCTGACTCCGGAGCAGGCCATCAAATATGGGGATGAGCTGAAAGATAAATTGAAATCGAGAAAAAATGTATCTCCTGATGATGAAAACGGAGTGCGTGTCTGGAACAATGCGAAGAACATGAATGATACCTTTATATTTATGGCAGTTCTTACAGCCATTGTAGGATTTATTGGTCTGGGAACATTGCTTGCGGGAATCATTGGGATCAGTAACATCATGGTGTACATTGTAAAAGAAAGAACCAAAGAGATTGGGGTACGAAAAGCCATCGGAGCAAAGCCAAGTGGAATTGTAGGACTGATTGTTCAGGAAAGTGTTGTCATTACAGTAGTATCTGGGCTTGTTGGTGTAGGCATAGGTGTTTTGACATTAAATCTTATCGGGAACAGTCTTGAAGAGTTTTTCATTAAAAGCCCAAGCGTAGGATGGGGGTCTATTATTATGGCATTCATTGCTTTGATTTTCTCAGGATTGATCGCAGGATTTGTACCTGCATACAGAGCTTCAAGAATTAAACCGATCGAAGCATTGAGAACAGAGTAA
- a CDS encoding efflux RND transporter periplasmic adaptor subunit, protein MKKKFTWKKAVYIVLGLLFAVALFSGLGYLIKSNSKESEAFLTRKPTVQNMDDKVMATGKIVPKEEIEIKPNIAGIIDKILVKEGDKVEVGQLIATVKIVPSISEVNAAQQEVQNAQIQISNAQMNVGNMQKQFEMQDKLYKQGVASKQEYLNSQQQLYSQQQTLKNAQQQLNTAQKRLQIAKTGATPELKGQGLATTEIRSKASGTVLEVPVKAGSQVIEANNFNAGTTICSVADLNVLIFKGEIDEAQAGKLSEGMDMNIVIGALQNKTFPGKLTMIAPKGKDNAGTIKFPVEGNVSNPNNEYIRAGFSANGEIVLSSKKNALLLDESLVQYEKKQGKDVPFVEAKQKDGKFKKVYVKLGASDGINVEILPGSNITNDTEIKVWNPSDKDKEELKEKADKK, encoded by the coding sequence ATGAAAAAGAAATTCACCTGGAAAAAAGCCGTTTATATAGTGTTGGGGCTTTTATTTGCAGTGGCATTGTTCTCAGGGCTTGGCTATCTTATCAAATCAAACTCCAAAGAAAGTGAGGCTTTCCTTACCCGTAAACCTACAGTCCAGAATATGGATGATAAGGTAATGGCTACAGGAAAAATTGTTCCAAAAGAAGAAATTGAAATCAAACCCAATATTGCGGGGATTATAGATAAAATCTTAGTAAAAGAAGGAGATAAAGTAGAAGTGGGGCAGCTGATTGCTACTGTAAAAATTGTTCCGAGCATCTCTGAAGTAAACGCAGCTCAGCAGGAAGTTCAGAATGCCCAGATCCAGATCAGCAATGCACAGATGAATGTAGGAAATATGCAGAAGCAGTTTGAAATGCAGGATAAGCTGTACAAGCAGGGAGTAGCTTCAAAACAGGAATATTTGAACTCTCAGCAGCAGTTGTATTCTCAGCAGCAGACTTTGAAAAATGCTCAGCAACAGTTGAATACCGCTCAAAAAAGATTACAGATCGCCAAAACCGGAGCAACTCCTGAACTTAAAGGACAAGGTTTGGCAACTACCGAAATCCGTTCCAAAGCTTCAGGTACCGTATTGGAAGTTCCCGTAAAAGCAGGAAGTCAGGTAATTGAAGCCAATAACTTTAACGCAGGAACTACCATTTGTTCAGTGGCAGATTTGAATGTTCTGATCTTTAAAGGTGAAATTGATGAAGCGCAAGCCGGAAAGCTAAGCGAAGGGATGGATATGAATATCGTAATTGGTGCATTACAAAACAAAACTTTCCCCGGAAAACTAACCATGATCGCGCCTAAAGGGAAAGATAATGCAGGAACTATTAAATTTCCGGTAGAAGGTAATGTAAGTAATCCTAATAATGAGTATATTAGAGCAGGTTTTTCTGCAAACGGTGAAATTGTTTTAAGTTCTAAGAAAAATGCATTATTGTTGGATGAATCTTTGGTTCAATATGAAAAGAAACAAGGAAAAGACGTTCCTTTCGTAGAAGCAAAACAAAAAGATGGAAAATTCAAAAAAGTTTATGTGAAACTGGGAGCAAGTGACGGAATCAACGTTGAAATACTTCCGGGATCCAATATTACAAACGACACTGAAATTAAAGTGTGGAACCCATCTGATAAAGACAAAGAAGAGCTTAAAGAAAAAGCAGATAAAAAATAA
- the glyA gene encoding serine hydroxymethyltransferase, with protein MDIIFDLIEKERQRQTHGLELIASENFVSENVMKAMGSVLTNKYAEGYPGKRYYGGCEVVDEVETLAINRAKELFGVDYVNVQPHSGSQANAAIYLAVLKPGDKIMGMDLSMGGHLTHGSAVNFSGIQYNVVSYGVQQETGLIDYDQMREVALREKPKMLIAGFSAYSRDLDYAKFREVADEVGATLWADIAHPAGLVAKGLLNSPFEHCHVVTTTTHKTLRGPRGGMIMMDKDFENTYGHKTPKGEIKMMSQVLDGAVFPGIQGGPLEHVIAGKAVAFGEALDVQFENYAKQVKSNAQALSKAMIDRGFDIVSGGTDNHLMLVDLRNKGVNGKETEKALVLADITCNKNMVPFDDKSPFTTSGIRLGTAAITTRGLKENDMDTIAGLISEVVDNIKNEEVLSSVRKKVNELMEGKALFNY; from the coding sequence ATGGATATTATTTTCGACCTGATTGAAAAGGAAAGACAAAGACAAACCCATGGATTAGAGCTTATCGCATCAGAAAATTTTGTTTCTGAAAATGTGATGAAAGCAATGGGAAGTGTACTGACAAACAAATATGCTGAAGGATATCCCGGAAAAAGATATTACGGAGGATGTGAAGTAGTAGATGAGGTTGAAACATTGGCTATCAACAGAGCAAAAGAACTTTTCGGAGTAGATTATGTAAATGTTCAGCCACATTCCGGTTCTCAGGCGAATGCTGCCATTTATCTTGCAGTTTTGAAACCAGGTGATAAAATCATGGGAATGGATCTTTCCATGGGAGGACACCTTACTCACGGTTCTGCAGTGAATTTTTCTGGAATCCAATATAACGTAGTTTCTTACGGAGTTCAGCAGGAAACAGGTCTTATCGACTATGATCAAATGAGAGAAGTAGCGTTGAGAGAAAAACCAAAAATGCTTATCGCAGGTTTCTCAGCCTATTCAAGAGATTTAGATTATGCTAAATTCAGAGAGGTGGCAGATGAAGTAGGAGCAACGCTTTGGGCAGATATTGCTCACCCGGCTGGTTTAGTAGCAAAAGGATTATTAAATTCACCATTCGAACACTGCCATGTAGTTACTACCACTACCCACAAAACCCTTAGAGGACCAAGAGGAGGAATGATCATGATGGATAAAGATTTCGAAAATACATATGGCCACAAAACACCAAAAGGAGAAATCAAAATGATGAGTCAGGTATTAGACGGAGCTGTATTCCCAGGTATTCAGGGAGGACCACTTGAACATGTGATTGCCGGTAAAGCAGTAGCTTTCGGTGAAGCTTTGGATGTACAGTTCGAAAATTATGCAAAACAGGTGAAATCTAATGCTCAGGCATTATCAAAAGCAATGATCGACAGAGGATTTGATATCGTAAGTGGGGGGACAGACAATCACTTAATGCTGGTGGATCTTAGAAACAAAGGAGTAAATGGTAAGGAAACAGAAAAAGCATTAGTGCTTGCTGATATTACTTGTAACAAAAACATGGTTCCTTTTGACGACAAATCTCCATTTACTACATCTGGTATCAGACTGGGAACGGCTGCTATTACTACAAGAGGATTGAAAGAAAATGATATGGATACTATTGCAGGATTAATTTCTGAAGTAGTAGACAACATCAAAAATGAAGAAGTTCTTTCATCCGTAAGAAAGAAAGTAAACGAATTAATGGAAGGAAAAGCTTTGTTTAATTACTAA